AATTCTGTATTTACTTCTTATTCCATACCTTCCCTGGGGATTCACCCACACATCTGGCATGGCAGCTCTATGAACTGTTACCTGCCAGCTCTCAGCTGAGTGCCTCAGACACTGGGCAGACTCCACACAGGTTAATTGCTTGAGTGCCCACTCAGGGCCACTCAGCTTCTCAGGCAGGTTCTGCACTCCACACTGGCCTCCACCTCTGCAGCTTCACcgtggcagcaggaaaagctgcagtgcaggTGTGCCATGCttacagctgcagctggaagggaaCTGAGCAGTGGGGGAGTGAACCCACTCAGATCCCAGCACCACCAACCACCCCCAGCAGTGtcactgcagccagagccagcctAATtcatctctgctcctctgctaatatttctgtcatttctgaGTCAGACATGCTACTGGTGTGTGACCCTGAAATTACCAGTTTACTTAAAACCACAAAAGTGGGAGGTAACTTCTGTGACAATGGTGTTTCCAGAGCTGAAGCCTTGTAGACACTGATCCCAGTACCATGAGCCCAAGGCCTTCCACAGAAGTTTTCTCCTGTTGATGTACAACCAGCATTCACTTACAACACAAGCACATTCCAATGTGTTTCCTTCACATAAACTCTTTGGGATATTGATCAGAACTATTTAGAATAAGTACCAGCATGATTTCTGAAGCAGTTTTCTGGAGTTTACAAATACCATGTTGTTGACTGTTTGCACATTCTGTCTTCTGCTGTCGCTGTTAGCCACGAATGCGAATGGCCTGCTCACCCAGCAAACAAAGGATACAGACTGGAGAAGTGCCAGGGAAATGAAAAGGTTTTATATTCTTTGCGAGAACATTTGAGTCACTTGGCCTACTAAAGTGTTTGAGGTGCATTCACTGTTGattgcatttgttttccagGCTCACTGCCACTACATTGCCGTGAAAAACTTTGCAGAAACTGTGGAAAAACTCGAGACCAAGGCTGGCATCCAGAAGATTATGAAACATCTCTGTGACCTCTTTGCACTACACGGGATCTTCTCAAATACAGGAGCCTTCCTGCATGATGGATACACATCTGCAGCTCAGATGGACATGGTCACAGCATCCTACCTGGACCTCCTGGCTGTCATTCGGTGAGCTGCTTCGGCAGGACACACACAGCTCTCCAGTTTATCCCTGTGCTAGATGTAAAAGGGTGCTGGTGTACCTATGGCAACATCTCCACAGTCAATTCACCTcattcagtttttatttccagtgcCTGGCAGTACTAGAAATTGATTGAAACATCTACTCAGAGCTTGTTTTCGTGGCAAAACGGACCCCAGTGTCCAGGTCCTCTGCACTCTCTTAAGTTCTGTAACATAAAGTCTTAAATTATAAATGAAGAAGTCATGAACACTTTCTACCATCTGCAGTAGagtgaaagcaggaaaatatgtAGTCAGAGCACACTGGCAGGAGGCAGGCACAGCAACCCATCACACATTGCAAAATCTGCTTAAGCCACAGCTAATACAGCCTCCTCTGTTGCCATGGCTGAGCTGCAACTGGTACCCAAACAATCCTGCCTACAGCTACTTCAGATGCATCTGCTCGACACCATTTATTACCAACTGTGAATTCTGAGTTAAGGTTTTCACTTACCACAACACTCACAGAGACTTTTTGACAAAGGGTTCAGCTCTTTGCTTAGAACATAGTAACTTATGGTGCAGAGGAGTTGCTACTGTATCTAAAATTCTACCTAAGCCACCtggagagaaacaagaaaactcTATAAGCAAGGGCAGAACAGGGCTGAGCCAAACAGCAAGGGTTTTCAGAACCTGGTAACAGAATCTGAATTAAGTGATAAGTTTAacataacattttcaaaagcctAACATGTTGTCTTTGTAATTCATTGCAATTTCTGTGTTAGTCCATGCCTTGTTAACAGGATTCAAGAATGGagtatttacatatttacagTTAGTAGAAAGGATATTACCACTTCCTGGTCTGTAGCAAAAACCCAGTCTTTCCCAAACCCTCAGACAGCTCTTCCTCAAAAGGAACTGGAAGATAGAAATGCTGACATTTGAGCAAACCACTTTGCATCCTAGTACCTCAAGTgtgaggcacagccagcacaacTTCCTACACCCAGGATGATGGaaggatgaggaaaaagaaaccatcTCCTGCTTAGGagatgctgcctgtgctctggctCTCCATACTGGCCCCTGGACCAGATGGGCCCTCGGATGGGTCAGGGTTGTTTTGCTCTTACAGATATGAATAGAAGAGCTCAGCACCTCATGATGAGATAATAGAAATACTGAAAGGTGGATGAAGGTTGAAGATCAGCAAAGCAACTTCACATCAGTCTAGTAGGAACCTTATTCCATAAGACACACATAcagcacatgaaaaataaaacaaagaaagacaaaaatcaaaagaaCAAACTGGCAGAgactactgagaaaaaaatctgacatgGAGTCCTGTACTAGGGATGGAGACTGGGTGATGGAGCCAGGGTAAAGACCCTGCAAACACCCACTCAGCAGTGCAGACTACTCAGGGCATTAGTAgaacatcacagaatcacaaaattattagggttgaaagggacctctggagatcacctAGTCCAAtctccctgccaaggcagggtcacctagagATGTCTTTGAGGAATCAGAACAAGCAGGATTTCCCCCCTCCCAGTAAAGACAAGGAGGAAAACTGGCACAAGCTTTCCAGGAGAAACCTGGAGACTGCCAAGTTTatctctgatttattttcccatCTTGCAAAGCCGTACCCTGTCAGTAACAGGAATGTCACTCCTGTGCTCTGTAGGAAGGATGCTGTGCCACTGGTGGATGCTTTTGACTTCACAGACCAGAGCCTGaactctgctctgggcagctaCGACGGGCAGGTTTACCAGCGCCTCTACGAGTGGGCTCAGAAGTCACCCACCAACCAGGTAGGGATGAATTACAGCTGGGCAACCTCCACAGCAGCcagaaactgcttttcttctaaCAAAAGCAATACAGATAAGAGAAGAGAGCTTTTAAATTCCTCTTTGTATCACACTGTACAGaataaagctgaaataaaagtCTGTTTACATATTATGAAACAACACTAAATGCAGGGTATTTTCTGTACACTAATGCTTCTACTAGTGCAAAACTTGGGGTTTTAAATATGTTTAACCAGAAAGAGTATAAGTGTTAAACAAGGCAATTTGATCCTTCATGGTATTTAACGCTTTGCTTTCTCAATTCATCCATACTGTAGAGTAATGTAAAAATTTTGTGTGATGTAAATATGTATTGCTCTGTCTGAAAACTCATTTGGCCTTGAGTGAGATTTTTATTGTGGTAATCAGGATCCCTTTGAAATTCCACACTTAAACACAAAATTTGCCTTCAGCAAACATTCAAGTCCAAGCATATTTTCTGAGGTTAAATAGTATGCTGTCCCCTTTGGGAGGAGTGTGGAGTGCTGGTTATGAAGGACAGCACATAATATagggaaaaagatcttgcaCATagctgaagcagctgctggtttgttggttgttttttaagTAGTGCAGTTTAATGTATTTCAGAGATtgttcttaagaaaaaaaatagcctttCCCTTCTTAATTGCCATTAATTCCCTTCCACATTCTCTTTCTGAACAGATAAGCCCAGCCTACGAGAGGTATTTGAAGCCACTTCTGCACAACACGCTATCAAAATTATGAAGAACGTGTTCGAAGTGAAGGGCACACATTTCCTCCTGTTCTTTGTGCACAGTGCATTTCTGAAGCATCAGTAATGACTAATCAGAATTAATAATCAGTTGCTTACTTGCAGTTACAACAAGTATGAAAGATTCTCAGCCAGCCATTTGCAATTAGGCAGATGCCAACAGCGCTGAGTGGTACCTGCTGCTGTGAGACAGTCTAGTCAGGAATGGTCCAGGGTTCATTGTTTTCTATCCTGACGTGTCTTGACAGCATCAAAACTCTCTCATTTGACTTTCTTATTCTCTTTGTAAATCCACTATATGATgattgaggaaaacaaaaaacaccaccacactGTGAACCCTCCCTCAGTGTGTTGTAACTATATAGTGCCttcaaaaaacccagaacaacCAACTTTACTGAAAAATCCATGGTGAAATCATGATCCTTTGCTTTTAGGAACATGTTGTTCTCTTCAATCAGAAACTATATTAGAAAATGCATCTGTTTTGACAATTAAAATAGCTCTTGATTTGCTCAGTACTGGCATATTCCTGCCTAATGAAGATGCAGACAAAGCTGATGCCAGCTCCAGTCTGCAGAATTTACCTTCCCATTAATAGAGCTGCTCATTTCTATAAATCTTGAGCTCCAATAAAGTGCATTATTTGGAATACTGCTTCTCTAATTATTATACTTCATAATTATCGAAAGGGCGAGCTGATCCAGGCCAGTCATTAATTTGCTCATAAATGAAGTGTTGCAAAGAACATCTTGTGATTATAATTCAATGCCAGTTAACACTAATATTTCTTACCACGTgttgcaagaaagaaaaaacttccTGAGCTTCATcacttctgcttctcttccctccttGCTAGCAAGAATAAAGCTCTCACTGCTGCCTCGTATTACATAAGTCAAAAACCTGCAATGTATGAGCAGGAAGAGACAAAATGTGAAGAGAAATACCCCCCAGGACAGCCTTTAGAGCCAGATATGGGATGGAAAGCTCCCACCTACATGGGACAAGAACTTCATGGGAGAACAGGATCCACTCCATGAAACAGATACCAACTCCCTTACTCCCAGCTGCAATCAAGTTAGATCATAACCAGAAATTCTATTAATAACTATGACAAAGGGACCAGGATAAGTAGAAATGTCTGTATGAAATTGAGTAAAGCCACAGAATTTGAGTGCCCTGACTTGAACATCACTAGAAAAAGCATTCTGCAGTTAGCATTATAAAGTCACTACATAAAGTGCTGACAAACCAGGCAACTCTATTAGCAGCTACAAGTATTTAGGCTCTGTGTTCCCTCCATCTCTATCCCTTCAGCCAGTATAAATATTTGCCATCTTTTGATCAATCTAAAGCAGTTTTCAGAACACAAGCTTTGTCTATAATAAAGACGTTTGAATCAACTGATTAACATAAAAAGGAACAGATTACATCATTAATGGAAGAAACCAGGGCCCTACCAGAACACCCGAACTACTCTGCAGCACAATAAAACAGGATTTGGGTGGGAGGTTTTATGTGTggttgggtttgatttttttaagtatggGAAttctaaaagacaaaaaaattacaaaacagtattctgtatttcacatttttattagctttttcTGGCAGGCATTACACTTGGGAATAATATTGCACCAggcattaaaaatatgaattctaCCACAGGGACATTTTGCATTTAGAATccaatataaatatttgtaatcATATTTCCATGGCTACAGATAATATTTGGTTGCTTGATTTATATGCATAGAAAGAAACAGTTGTCATAACTGTAAGAAACTGTACTTATCAAGTACTTTTAAagggtgggatttgttttcctaGGATATTACAATACTGTTTATTGATTTAGAAACTAAATTAGTCTACACAATAGCAGCTTCTTCccaactgcattttaaaatcttttttgtttcttgctcCCAGTGTCATAGCATTAGATGGATTAGAAACCATTTAAACAAGAGGTAATTTTAGCACTTTGAGTCGAGTCAGAGAATTGTGTTAATGACACAAAATACCCTATTGTACTGATTCTTCGGACTCCCTCTTTCAAACAAAAAGGTGTCTTGACTGAACAGGCACATGCAcggtttttttttctgaactggaCAAAAGAATAGAGCTGCTAGAGAATGAAACTCCTCCAGTCCTCACTGATAAACAATAAATAGTCGTATAAAAAAAGCCCATATTGTTGCCTTAGTCAAAATCCAGACTCTCTTGGGTTCACTGTCCAATTAAGTCGCTAATCACTGAAGTGGCTCCTGTGGAGTCAGAATCAGTCATCTGTTTTCCGTGCCAGTCTACAGAAAGTCCAGTTATGTTCCACTGTGTTCTCGTTGGCACGCTCGCTCATGTGATGGACTCTGGTGTTCCTGATCGTGAAGCCTTGCTTTGTGATGTACTCCATCAGATGCACTCGGAGCGACACTTCCTGGTGGTAATCACATGGCCCAAAGGTGAAGGACACCTGGCAGTCCCTGGTGTCCATCATGTGCTTATTCCACTTGGTGAAGTGGTTTGAAATGCCTTCCAGTAGTGCGTGGACTTTCGTCGTGATGGTGAGCTGCGTGATGATCACAGCCACCGGGTTGGAGTACTTGGAAAGCTTCCGGGTGCTGGACAGCTCCACCACCTCCTCAAAGGTATCCACAGGATACAGCGGCTTGGGGTCATTAAGACACTGAATTAAGGGTTCAATCTGATAGAAGTCTGCTTCCTTCCGGAGCAGGTCGAACTCCTTGAAGTCCAGTGGCAAAGTGAGCTCTGAGGTCCTTAAAAAGTTAAGAACATAACGGAAAAGTGGTCCATCTCTGTCAATAAAGTAATTGCCCTGAGAGTCCCTGGCAGTGGGGAAGTCTCCCCTGAACATGGCCCCGAGCATTGAGTCAGGATATCTCGTTAGAGTTGTGAGG
This portion of the Motacilla alba alba isolate MOTALB_02 chromosome 12, Motacilla_alba_V1.0_pri, whole genome shotgun sequence genome encodes:
- the KCTD6 gene encoding BTB/POZ domain-containing protein KCTD6; this encodes MDNGDWGYMMTDPVTLNVGGHMYTTSLTTLTRYPDSMLGAMFRGDFPTARDSQGNYFIDRDGPLFRYVLNFLRTSELTLPLDFKEFDLLRKEADFYQIEPLIQCLNDPKPLYPVDTFEEVVELSSTRKLSKYSNPVAVIITQLTITTKVHALLEGISNHFTKWNKHMMDTRDCQVSFTFGPCDYHQEVSLRVHLMEYITKQGFTIRNTRVHHMSERANENTVEHNWTFCRLARKTDD